The following nucleotide sequence is from Phycisphaerales bacterium.
TGGTCATGGTCACGGCGCTCCACCAGAAGCCGTCTCCCAGCCCTCGGACGCCGCCGGGGAACTGTTCGCTGTTGGCCTTGCGTTCGAACAACCACATGAGCAAGCCGCTGATCAGGAGCACGAGCGCCAACGCGCCCACCGCCTGGAGGAACGCAAGGCTGACCAGGCCCCGGGCGATCGAGAAAAGCCCCGCACCGCCCGAGTTCGAGCTGTCTACGGCGATGCCCAGGCCCGAATTGAAGTAGGCGTGCGTAAAGTCCATCTCGGCTTCGCGCTCACGCGAGATGGTCAGCGCCGCGATTCCCACGTCCGAGTCGCCGCTGCGTACCGAGTCCAACGCGTCCTTCAGCGTCGTGACGTTCCACTCGGTCTGCACGCCCAGTCGGTCGGCCACGCGATTCCACAATTCCACGTCGATGCCGGTCAGGCCTGCGTCACCGTCCTGGATGACGAACGGGGGCGTGATCGTCGTGGAAACGCGGAGCGTTTGGGGCGTTTCCGCGGCTGCATCTTGACCAAAGACTGGGGGCGCCAGCATTGCAAACAACACTGTCACGAGCAGGAGAACGTGTTTCATGTGCTCACGTTACGGGCCTCGGGCAAGTCAGGCCACCGCGCTCGATCCTTGCGGGACCTTACCCATCATCGCGCGGGGCCACCACGACACGCCGACGAAGATCGGGCACCATGATGCCGCCCGGCTCTTCGACCGTCACGGCGAACAACGCCACGCGTCCCAGATCCAGCGCCGGATCGATCGGCACGATCACCTCGCCATCGGCCGTTGCGTTGAACACGCCGCCGCTGACCTTCTGCTCCATGCCGCGATCGTCGATGACCCACACCTGGTATTGCTCCTTGGTCGGGTCATTGACGTCAAGATTGACGAATCGCAGGTAGCCCTGCTCCAACTCATCGTTCCAGACGACGTCGCCGCGCACGTCCTGTTGCTCGGCCGGCGAGTCGGGAAGGTCGAACGGCGTCCAGGCGAGCCTTACCGAGCCGGGAAGTTCGAGCAGCTTCTGGCGATTCGCCGCCAGGGTTGCCGGGTCGACCGGTTCCTCGTAGCGCGCGATGCGAAGCTCGGCCTGTTCCAGGTCGCTCGTGGCCGTTGCCAGCCGTTCGGCCAACTGGAGCCGCCGTTCTTCCGCGGCGGCCAGGGCGGTCTGGGCCTCGTCGAGTTCGCCCTGACGCGAGTCCAATTGCGTGCGCAGCTCGGCCAGGAACGCCTGGTTCTGTTCGACCTGGGCCCGAGCCCGCGAGAGCTGCGTCTCCAGTTCGGCGATGCGATCGTTCTTGCCCTGCATCGTCACGGTGAGAACGGCCAGCCCGATGCCCGCGCCCACCATGAGTGCCGCGGCGATGCCAAGCAGCGCCCAGGGAACGCGCATGGGCTTTGAATCGTGCGATCGAACATCATCGATCTTCGGACCTTCGTCTTCACGCATCGCGGCCTGTCCCTGCTGCTCGATCGCCGATGCCAAGGCCGCGGGCAAGCGCTCTTCCTCGGCCATGGCGGCCAGGGCCAGCGCTTCGGCTTGTTCATCGGCAGTCACGGGCTCGAAGCCGGCGGTGTCGTGTGGGCGATGCACGCTCATGTTGCGGCCCCTCCCATGTCCTGCCGCTTGCTCGCTGGTTGCTGCCCCTCGGCCCGTACGTCCTCACGGATCCTGGCCAATCCCCGGCGGATGTGGCTCTTGACCGTCCCCAGCGGAATGCCGGTGGCGTCTGCGATCTGTTCGTGGGTGTGGCCCGAAACGATGAACAATCGGAGCACGATTCGCTGTGGTTGCGGCAGATTCTCCAGGGCGGCGGCGGCTTTCCGGACGTCATCGGCATCGCTCGACGTCCCCGGAAGCGGGCGATCGTCGATCTGGCCGTCGAGGCGATCGGCGTCCACCGCGGTCTCTCGCGCGGGTCCGACCCGCCGCAGCCGATCGATGACCCGCCGACGGGCGATCACCGCGATGAACGTCTTCTCGCTGCCCTTGCCCGGGTCGAATCGATCCGCGTGCTTCCAGATGGAGGCGAACACGTCCTGGACGACTTCCTCGGCGTCGTGCTGCTGCGCGGGTCCGGGGAAGCGCGCCCGCACGATGCTCCACACGAAGCCGCCGTAGGCGTCGATGAGCGGGCGGACCGCCGACGCGTCGCCGCGGGCGATGCGCTCCAGCAGCGACTGCCGATCGACCCTCGCCGCCTCGAGTTGGGGCGCCGCGCCCGTCATGGTCCAGAGTGTAACCCCGGGCCGCAGAAAAGCGCGGCGCCGGTGCATCGCAAACCGCCGCGTGCGCGAACCGGGCATCCGAAGACGAAAGAGAACCCACCACAGGAGGAAGACCCCCATGCGCTGCTCGCACGCCCTGACCATTGCCCTCGCCGCCGCCGGCCTGGCCGCCCCCGCCCACGCCCAGCTCGTCTACGGCCTGACCGACACCCAGTCGCTCGTGACGTTCGACGCCGCCAGCCCCGGCACGATCCAGGGCGGCGCGTTCCTCAGCGGCCTGGCCGGCGGCGAGCGGGCCATCGGCATCGACTTCCGCCCGGCCACCGGCGAGCTGTTCGCCCTGGGCAGCCAGAACAACCTGTACACCGTCAACCCGGGCACCGGGCAGGCCACGCGCATCGGCTCGGGCTTCAGCGATCGCCTCGATGGCTCGAGCTTCGGCTTCGACTTCAACCCAACGATCGACCGCATCCGCGTGGTCAGCGACGCCGACCAGAACCTTGTCCTGAATCCCATCACCGGCGGCAGCACGATGGTGACCGACCTCTTCTATCGCGCCGGAGATATCAACGAGGGCGCCGACCCCAACGTCGTCGGTTCGGCGTACACCAACTCGGTCCCGGGCGCGACCACCACGCAGCTCTACGGCATCGACACGGGCCTGGACGTCCTCGTGCGGCAGGACAACAGCGCCGGCACGCTCGACACCGTGGGCTCGCTGGGCGTCGACCTGACCGACGTGGTCGGCTTCGACATCGACGGCGCCACCAACACGGCCTACGCCGCCGTGCAGGACATCGCCCTGGGCCGCTCGACGTTCTGGTCGATCGACCTGGACACCGGCGCGGCCACGCAGATCGACGAGATCGGCGGCGGCGCGCTCGTGGGCTCCATCGCCATCGTCCCCGCGCCCGGCACGCTGGCCATGCTCGGCCTTGCTGGCGTTGTCGCGACACGCCGCCGACGCTGATCGCGCCCTTTCCTTGCCGGCAGCGCCGGCGCTTGTAGCTTCGCAATGAGAGCGCCGCCCCGATCCGTCGGGGCGGGACACCACGCATCGAAGGAGGAACCCATGCATCCCATCCACGCCATCACCATCGCGGCCGGGATCGGCCTGTCGTCCACGCTGGCCAGCGCCCAGCTGCTCGAGT
It contains:
- a CDS encoding transporter substrate-binding domain-containing protein → MKHVLLLVTVLFAMLAPPVFGQDAAAETPQTLRVSTTITPPFVIQDGDAGLTGIDVELWNRVADRLGVQTEWNVTTLKDALDSVRSGDSDVGIAALTISREREAEMDFTHAYFNSGLGIAVDSSNSGGAGLFSIARGLVSLAFLQAVGALALVLLISGLLMWLFERKANSEQFPGGVRGLGDGFWWSAVTMTTVGYGDKAPVTFAGRVIALIWMFTSIIIIAAFTGGIASAITVGALDGKVRGPEDLPNVRVAAPQGTTAAEYLRDNGVRPREVESVEDALRMLADGEVDAVVHDAPVLRSLARKRSEVRVLEATFAPQSYGMALPEGSDQREAINRAILAETSSAGWQDLLERYLGSSGP
- a CDS encoding anti-sigma factor translates to MSVHRPHDTAGFEPVTADEQAEALALAAMAEEERLPAALASAIEQQGQAAMREDEGPKIDDVRSHDSKPMRVPWALLGIAAALMVGAGIGLAVLTVTMQGKNDRIAELETQLSRARAQVEQNQAFLAELRTQLDSRQGELDEAQTALAAAEERRLQLAERLATATSDLEQAELRIARYEEPVDPATLAANRQKLLELPGSVRLAWTPFDLPDSPAEQQDVRGDVVWNDELEQGYLRFVNLDVNDPTKEQYQVWVIDDRGMEQKVSGGVFNATADGEVIVPIDPALDLGRVALFAVTVEEPGGIMVPDLRRRVVVAPRDDG
- a CDS encoding sigma-70 family RNA polymerase sigma factor; the encoded protein is MTGAAPQLEAARVDRQSLLERIARGDASAVRPLIDAYGGFVWSIVRARFPGPAQQHDAEEVVQDVFASIWKHADRFDPGKGSEKTFIAVIARRRVIDRLRRVGPARETAVDADRLDGQIDDRPLPGTSSDADDVRKAAAALENLPQPQRIVLRLFIVSGHTHEQIADATGIPLGTVKSHIRRGLARIREDVRAEGQQPASKRQDMGGAAT
- a CDS encoding DUF4394 domain-containing protein; the protein is MRCSHALTIALAAAGLAAPAHAQLVYGLTDTQSLVTFDAASPGTIQGGAFLSGLAGGERAIGIDFRPATGELFALGSQNNLYTVNPGTGQATRIGSGFSDRLDGSSFGFDFNPTIDRIRVVSDADQNLVLNPITGGSTMVTDLFYRAGDINEGADPNVVGSAYTNSVPGATTTQLYGIDTGLDVLVRQDNSAGTLDTVGSLGVDLTDVVGFDIDGATNTAYAAVQDIALGRSTFWSIDLDTGAATQIDEIGGGALVGSIAIVPAPGTLAMLGLAGVVATRRRR